In Juglans regia cultivar Chandler chromosome 13, Walnut 2.0, whole genome shotgun sequence, the following proteins share a genomic window:
- the LOC108993434 gene encoding protein XAP5 CIRCADIAN TIMEKEEPER-like, which yields MSGMGDGYVGTAQDAVRIRKLEKQREAERRKIQELKDKSASAKGQPGLLQFGKSRAEILEHAFKKETVGLVTREEYVEKRINIRNKIEEEEKEKLQKQQQEEEELQLKKRKQRKPKGNSRLSFADDIENGSEEEDCENETLQSKRLRHGKLGKDPTVETSFLPDSEREAEEQAERERLQRQWFLEQEQIRNEPLQITYSYWDGAGHRRVIQVRKGDKIGEFLRSVQQQLAPEFREIRTTSVENLIYVKEDVIIPHQHSFYELIINKARGKSGPLFHFDVHEDVRTIADATIEKDESHAGKVVERHWYEKNKHIFPASRWEIYDPTKKWERYTIHGD from the exons ATGTCGGGTATGGGAGACGGGTACGTGGGCACGGCCCAAGACGCCGTTAGGATCCGCAAGCTCGAGAAGCAGAGAGAAGCCGAGCGCCGCAAAATTCAGGAGCTCAAGGACAAGTCCGCTTCCGCCAAAGGCCAGCCGGGCCTCCTCCAGTTCGGTAAAAGTCGGGCCGAG ATTCTTGAGCATGCGTTCAAGAAAGAAACTGTGGGTTTGGTTACAAGGGAAGAGTATGTTGAGAAG AGAATTAATATACGGAACAAAatcgaagaggaagagaaggagaAACTTCAGAAGCAACAGCAAGA AGAGGAAGAGCTCCAATTGAAAAAGCGTAAACAGAGGAAGCCAAAAGGGAATTCTCGGTTATCGTTTGCGGATGATATCGAGAATGGCAGTGAAGAGGAGGATTGTGAAAATG aaaCTTTGCAATCAAAGAGACTTCGGCATGGCAAACTTGGTAAAGATCCAACAGTGGAAACTAGCTTTCTGCCAGATag TGAGCGGGAGGCAGAGGAACAAGCTGAGCGTGAAAGGTTGCAGAGACAGTGGTTTCTTGAGCAGGAGCAGATTCGAA ATGAGCCTCTTCAAATCACTTACAGCTATTGGGATGGAGCTGGCCATAGGCGGGTGATTCAG GTACGCAAGGGGGATAAGATAGGAGAGTTTCTTCGGTCTGTTCAGCAGCAACTTGCACCTGAATTTCGAGAAATTCGAACCACTTCAGTTGAGAATTTGATTTATGTGAAAGAAGATGTTATCATTCCCCAC CAGCATAGCTTTTATGAGCTAATCATTAACAAGGCTAGGGGCAAAAGTGGACCG CTCTTCCACTTTGATGTGCATGAGGATGTGCGAACAATTGCAGATGCAACCATAGAAAAGGATGAG TCTCATGCTGGGAAAGTTGTCGAGAGGCACTGGTATGAAAAGAACAAGCATATTTTCCCTGCTTCAAGATGGGAG ATATATGACCCAACAAAGAAATGGGAGCGTTATACCATCCATGGGGACTGA
- the LOC108993371 gene encoding peptidyl-prolyl cis-trans isomerase: protein MAASNPKVFFDMAIGGQPVGRVVIELYADTTPRTAENFRALCTGEKGTGRSGKPLHYKGSSFHRVIPGFMCQGGDFTAGNGTGGESIYGAKFADENFIKKHTGPGILSMANAGPGTNGSQFFICTAKTEWLDGKHVVFGKGIEGLDVVKAIEKVGSSSGRTSKPVVVQDCGQLS from the coding sequence ATGGCGGCCTCAAACCCCAAGGTTTTCTTCGACATGGCCATCGGCGGCCAACCTGTCGGCCGTGTCGTTATTGAGCTCTATGCCGACACCACTCCTAGAACCGCGGAGAACTTCAGGGCCCTTTGCACCGGTGAGAAGGGTACGGGTCGAAGTGGCAAGCCCCTTCACTACAAGGGTTCGTCCTTCCACCGCGTGATCCCGGGGTTCATGTGCCAGGGCGGTGACTTCACCGCTGGGAACGGAACCGGTGGAGAGTCCATCTACGGCGCCAAGTTCGCCGACGAGAACTTCATCAAGAAGCACACCGGCCCCGGAATCCTATCCATGGCTAATGCTGGGCCCGGCACCAATGGGTCCCAGTTCTTCATCTGTACCGCCAAGACCGAGTGGCTCGACGGCAAGCACGTCGTGTTCGGGAAGGGGATCGAGGGTCTGGATGTTGTGAAGGCGATCGAGAAGGTTGGGTCCAGCTCTGGAAGGACCTCGAAGCCCGTGGTCGTTCAGGACTGTGGTCAACTCTCTTAG
- the LOC108993359 gene encoding triosephosphate isomerase, chloroplastic, with protein sequence MAVASTSLASQLSAQFSGLRRSCPKLDHSHSHSLFQQVHSHIRLSSSRKGSRGVVSMAGTGKFFVGGNWKCNGTKESITKLVSDLNSAKLEADVDVVVAPPFIYIDQVKNTLNARIEISGQNSWVGKGGAFTGEISVEQLNDIGCKWVILGHSERRHIIGEDDQFIGKKAAYALSQGLGVIACVGEKLEERESGKTFDVCFQQLKAFADAVPSWENVVIAYEPVWAIGTGKVATPIQAQEVHVALRDWLRKNVSAEVASKTRIIYGGSVNGGNSAELSKQEDIDGFLVGGASLKGPEFATIVNSVTSKKVAA encoded by the exons ATGGCCGTCGCCTCGACATCCCTGGCATCCCAACTATCGGCCCAGTTCTCCGGCCTCCGCCGATCCTGCCCCAAGCTCGaccactctcactctcactcctTATTCCAACAAGTCCACTCCCATATCCGCCTCTCTTCCTCTCGTAAAGGCTCCCGCGGTGTTGTCTCCATGGCCGGCACTGGAAAG TTCTTCGTTGGTGGAAACTGGAAGTGt AATGGGACAAAAGAGTCTATCACTAAGCTTGTCTCTGACTTGAACAGTGCAAAATTGGAGGCTGATGTTG ATGTTGTTGTAGCACCTCCCTTTATTTACATCGATCAGgtaaaaaacacattaaatgCTCGGATCGAGATATCTGGTCAGAACTCTTGGGTTGGAAAAGGAGGAGCGTTCACTGGAGAAATCAG TGTGGAACAATTGAATGATATTGGCTGCAAGTGGGTTATTCTTGGACATTCAGAGAGGAGACATATCATTGGTGAAGATGACCAG TTTATAGGAAAGAAAGCTGCCTATGCTTTGAGCCAGGGCCTGGGAGTAATTGCTTGTGTTGGGGAAAAGTTAGAAGAAAGGGAGTCAGGGAAAACTTTTGATGTCTGTTTTCAGCAACTGAAGGCTTTTGCAG ATGCAGTGCCTAGTTGGGAAAATGTGGTTATTGCTTATGAGCCTGTATGGGCCATTGGGACCGGTAAAGTTGCTACACCCATCCAAGCACAGGAAGTACATGTAGCTCTTCGTGATTGGCTAAGGAAGAATGTCTCAGCAGAAGTTGCATCTAAAACACGAATTATTTATGGAG GGTCTGTAAACGGAGGCAATTCAGCTGAGCTCTCCAAGCAAGAAGATATCGATGGTTTTCTTGTTGGTGGTGCTTCCTTAAAG GGCCCTGAATTTGCTACCATTGTCAATTCTGTGACATCCAAGAAAGTTGCCGCTTGA
- the LOC108993369 gene encoding proline-rich protein 4-like: protein MRSFPLCRGVLLCCSVILLCTIRFCYGNDQTVEVVGFGECADCEQSNIKSSHAFSGLRVTVDCKPAAGHFKTRGIGELDEEGKFQVSLPQELQKDGKLKEECYVQLHSASDAPCSALNGLESSKVIFKSKANGKHTFGLAGKLNFSPATCTSALLWTQFNYPSLPKLPPWPKLPSFPKFPHAYFKNFGHPFPFPPKVFPPLPPKFCPPIYKKPLPPPVPIFKEPLPPPVPIFKKPLPPPVPIYKKPLPPPVPMFKKPLPPPVPIYKKPLPPPVPIYKKPLPPLVPIFKKPLPPPVPIYKKPLPPPVPTFKKPLPPPVPIYKKPLPPPAPKYKKQCPPPTPNYKEPLPPPAPKKQFPPPIPIYNKPLPPSIPIYKKPLPPPVPIFKKPLPPPVPISKKPLPPPIPMVKPKPPIFKPPSIPKIFPPPLPIFKKPLPPPLPIYKPKPPIFFKPFPPIPKIPPFYKKPCPPIPIVPLLPKLPPIPKLHSKYFPHPKFGKLPPLPPFPPHP, encoded by the exons ATGCGAAGTTTTCCTTTGTGCCGAGGAGTACTTTTGTGCTGCTCGGTGATCTTGCTTTGTACAATAAGGTTCTGCTATGGTAACGACCAGACCGTCGAGGTAGTTGGTTTTGGAGAATGTGCAGACTGTGAACAGAGTAACATTAAGAGTAGTCATGCCTTTtcag GGCTTCGCGTAACAGTTGATTGTAAGCCAGCAGCAGGACACTTCAAAACAAGAGGGATCGGGGAGCTCGATGAAGAAGGAAAGTTCCAAGTGTCTCTTCCTCAGGAGCTCCAAAAAGACGGAAAACTGAAGGAAGAATGCTATGTGCAGCTTCACAGTGCATCTGATGCACCATGCTCTGCCCTCAATGGCCTAGAATCCTCAAAAGTAATATTCAAGTCCAAAGCCAATGGAAAACACACCTTCGGGCTGGCTGGTAAACTCAATTTCTCCCCTGCGACATGCACTTCAGCCTTATTGTGGACTCAGTTCAATTACCCATCACTACCCAAATTGCCACCTTGGCCAAAGTTGCCATCCTTTCCTAAGTTCCCCCATGCATATTTCAAGAACTTCGGTCATCCATTCCCTTTCCCTCCTAAGGTCTTCCCCCCACTACCACCAAAGTTTTGCCCTCCCATTTATAAGAAGCCTCTCCCTCCTCCGGTTCCAATCTTCAAGGAACCACTTCCTCCTCCAGTACCTATATTCAAGAAACCGCTTCCTCCACCAGTTCCCATATACAAGAAGCCACTTCCTCCTCCGGTACCTATGTTTAAGAAGCCGCTTCCTCCACCGGTTCCCATATACAAGAAACCGCTTCCTCCACCAGTTCCCATATACAAGAAGCCACTTCCTCCTCTGGTACCTATCTTCAAGAAACCACTTCCTCCACCAGTTCCCATTTACAAGAAACCACTTCCTCCTCCGGTACCTACGTTTAAGAAGCCACTTCCTCCACCGGTTCCCATATACAAGAAGCCGCTTCCTCCTCCAGCTCCAAAGTACAAAAAGCAGTGTCCTCCACCAACTCCAAACTACAAGGAGCCGCTTCCACCTCCAGCTCCTAAGAAGCAATTTCCTCCACCAATTCCAATATACAATAAGCCGCTTCCTCCATCAATTCCTATATACAAGAAGCCACTTCCTCCACCTGTTCCTATATTCAAGAAGCCGCTACCACCACCTGTCCCTATTTCAAAAAAACCGCTTCCACCACCCATTCCAATGGTCAAGCCAAAACCACCAATTTTCAAGCCGCCTTCAATTCCAAAGATCTTCCCTCCACCCCTACCAATATTCAAAAAGCCACTTCCACCTCCCCTTCCAATCTACAAACCAAAACCACCAATATTCTTTAAACCATTTCCTCCAATCCCAAAGATCCCACCATTTTATAAGAAGCCATGCCCACCCATTCCTATAGTTCCTCTTCTTCCTAAGCTTCCTCCCATTCCCAAGCTGCATTCTAAGTATTTCCCCCACCCCAAATTTGGAAAGTTACCTCCCTTGCCACCTTTTCCTCCTCATCCTTAG
- the LOC108993420 gene encoding translocon-associated protein subunit alpha-like, giving the protein MALKNVRVFFLALLLLASPFVQVARCQSDSEVESTEAVEEVGDLGIVGEDVQDFGDENFSPAPGVSTICVFPKNSARVVPAGEETELLVGMKNDGESTVNVIAIKASIHLPFDHQLLVQNLTAQAFNNASVPASAQSTFPYIFAVSKFLQPGTFDLVGTIVYEIDQNPYQNTFYNGTIEVVEAGNLLSIESVFLVTLGIALLVLLGVWVRGQIKNLSKKTKRAPKVEVGTKTTDASMDEWLQGTAYTQSLSSKSKKKK; this is encoded by the exons ATGGCCTTGAAGAACGTTAGGGTATTCTtcctcgccctcctcctcctcgccTCTCCTTTCGTCCAAG TTGCTAGGTGTCAATCGGATTCGGAAGTGGAATCTACTGAGGCTGTTGAAGAAGTGGGTGATCTTGGGATCGTAGGTGAGGACGTCCAAGATTTTGGTGATGAGAATTTCAGTCCAGCTCCTGGAGTTAGTACAATCTGTGTTTTCCCAAAGAATAGTGCTCGAG TGGTGCCAGCTGGAGAAGAGACTGAGCTGCTGGTTGGAATGAAAAACGATG GGGAGTCAACTGTGAATGTCATTGCAATCAAGGCCAGCATTCATCTTCCTTTTGATCATCAGCTTCTGGTTCAAAATCTTACTGCACAG GCTTTCAACAACGCTTCAGTACCAGCTTCAGCCCAGTCTACATTCCCATACATATTTGCAGTCAGCAAGTTCTTGCAG cctGGAACCTTTGACCTTGTGGGCACCATTGTATATGAAATTGACCAGAATCCTTACCAGAACACCTTCTATAATGGTACCATTGAAGTTGTTGAGGCTGGTAATCTTCTCAGCATCGAGTCTGTTTTCCTTGTTACGCTTGGAATTGCACTTCTTGTCCTCCTTGGGGTATGGGTTCGTGGTCAAATAAAGAACCTTTCCAAG AAAACTAAAAGGGCTCCCAAGGTGGAAGTTGGAACTAAGACTACAGATGCCTCAATGGATGAGTGGCTTCAG GGAACTGCATACACTCAGTCATTGTCCAGcaaatcaaagaagaaaaagtag